The Artemia franciscana chromosome 11, ASM3288406v1, whole genome shotgun sequence genome has a segment encoding these proteins:
- the LOC136032766 gene encoding ion transport peptide-like isoform X2, protein MGKYTYEASAIVFTISFLMMISSPPVDGHALGHHLSKRSFFDLQCKGYYDKQIFAKLDRVCYDCYNIFRDPEIHQLCRSNCFDSEYFKACADALMIKEEFQELVERLGKK, encoded by the exons ATGGGAAAATATACGTATGAAGCTAGTGCAATTGTGTTCACTATAAGTTTCCTTATGATGATTTCAAGTCCTCCAGTGGATGGTCATGCCTTGGGGCATCATCTTAGTAAGCGTTCATTCTTTGATCTACAATGCAAAGGGTATTATGATAAACAGATCTTTGCTAAATTGGATCGTGTTTGCTATGACTGCTATAATATCTTTCGGGACCCTGAGATCCATCAACTTTGCAG gtctAATTGTTTCGATTCCGAGTATTTTAAAGCTTGTGCCGACGCTTTAATGATAAAAGAAGAGTTTCAAGAACTTGTGGAAAGAttgggaaaaaagtga
- the LOC136032766 gene encoding ion transport peptide-like isoform X1: MGKYTYEASAIVFTISFLMMISSPPVDGHALGHHLSKRSFFDLQCKGYYDKQIFAKLDRVCYDCYNIFRDPEIHQLCRADCFTTKYFKACKDTLMLAEDDETIKDWLNVIHGHVAF, translated from the exons ATGGGAAAATATACGTATGAAGCTAGTGCAATTGTGTTCACTATAAGTTTCCTTATGATGATTTCAAGTCCTCCAGTGGATGGTCATGCCTTGGGGCATCATCTTAGTAAGCGTTCATTCTTTGATCTACAATGCAAAGGGTATTATGATAAACAGATCTTTGCTAAATTGGATCGTGTTTGCTATGACTGCTATAATATCTTTCGGGACCCTGAGATCCATCAACTTTGCAG GGCAGATTGTTTCACTACGAAGTATTTCAAGGCATGCAAAGACACTTTAATGCTAGCAGAGGACGACGAAACCATTAAAGATTGGCTTAATGTTATTCACGGTCACGTTGCATTCTAA
- the LOC136032767 gene encoding dnaJ homolog subfamily B member 9-like: MRYSFFILYFFTIYLGAIAKDYYKTLGIQKSASDRDIKKAFRKLAMKYHPDKNKEEGAEDKFKDVAEAYEVLSDPDKRKQYDMQGFDGFSKTQGSPYQFDLNQFMKQFQTGFNFDFGDSNVRMQRPSAKMGKHGFFNFDDFFNDDLFGDDFGASFFTAKSHSSSCKTVTKKVGNVVQTYTTCS, encoded by the exons atgAGATATAGTTTTTTCATACtgtatttttttaccatttatcTTGGAGCTATAGCAAAAGATTACTACAAAACCCTGGGCATACAGAAAAGTGCTTCAGACAGAGATATAAAAAAGGCTTTTAGAAAGCTGGCAATGAAGTATCATCcagataaaaacaaagaagaaggTGCAGAAGATAAGTTTAAGGATGTTGCAGaag CTTATGAAGTCCTATCTGATCCTGACAAGAGAAAACAATATGACATGCAAGGATTTGATGGATTTTCAAAGACCCAAGGAAGTCCTTATCAGTTTGATTTGAACCAATTCATGAAGCAGTTTCAAACTGGTTTCAACTTTGATTTTGGGGACAGCAATGTTAGAATGCAAAGGCCAAGTGCAAAGATGGGAAAACATgggtttttcaattttgatgattttttt aatgatGATTTGTTTGGCGATGATTTTGGAGCATCTTTCTTCACAGCCAAAAGCCATTCAAGCTCTTGTAAAACAGTGACGAAAAAAGTGGGGAATGTTGTGCAAACGTACACAACGTGCTCGTAA